The proteins below come from a single Candidatus Falkowbacteria bacterium genomic window:
- a CDS encoding LamG domain-containing protein, translating into MAFSRLKTEYLLTPAILLSLCIGWAIAAPSPDAIGVRVAPNPKHYSALRWYQEQGFKGSPQSLIIDGYEAIRDGRTVYIDASNIVEGAPANSQLTIGDQLYTNIFIISYNQDAEKSTEDIFGQILSNWKFNNNINSVGICKGDASITSGCGDAVGCWPLSNDYNDARKNGLDGAGSNVTISNGSTKFNGVNSQINMGDRPEFKVADKFSIVANIFPTGPGSSGGIIVNKEGEYEVARYADGTIRWAIAAPGVNGGSTTTWAWRNTGFVAPLNQWTSIVLTLSGNSVITYANGEEVHRFDFTGSSVVGDVHTNWNELRIGARDPSMGQYFDGIIGGVRLYKRTLEHQEITLTFSNSCSVDPDCPSAYYCSAAKGVLGRDTKRLADLNDLNDLLAAYKTKNGGLCPKLESGSYLPNKSISTWPSWQETLGKTLGANLPFDPINKMGDCAGFNVQTCWNETTRSFADPTPADTNFDLPDGSRAYIYLSSPNGQQCSFYVNTESGLNCNGSGQCTVGVNLGSPAPFGTPSNPGSATNTPPKILTINMPTGIRYAPYQGFIQAEDADNDNLNWTLTTTGDWSTWVAPTLQTSPANKYQRRLVSSKSGDLGNYTFDVSVNDGRGGIATSSGVIRVGNYCDDKDADGFGVCPNCGKTRGCINDGNDCDDTIGLHMVTGLYGPFNINGNQINPGQPDDCTQYDGLDNDCDNRVDGHATTSIVIGSTIQDMENISLAAKPFGMFHFEGNLANSGSQAMAPTGNGTYSFTTGHDGQGLHFTGTDQYIDLGNHGPNWPVSTIMAWVRPDSYQHNAQPYAAVVQINNNYLAAWDDSAYYLYDGYPLAYHAANHANTQLPLNTWSHIAMTNDGVNIRYYLNGQFDGITPTPPQWNNGWENIRIGGGYVGDLETFSGDIDEVQIHKEALVEAKIQVAYQDNTVTSAFPSGWSGGGQVSSFVGISGKENHSSSGTNSMLLHQDANRLYGGTCTQAICTDPNFAANRGCMWDPAGGGHCYFPAADGAHDSTIKGNYLGVDYLADYNNGEAIAWGNTNTVMWGYMAYDLSTFPFNVGDTYILNYYYKGVSRLQNSTWYSLSFSPGWQSYCYNQGSIINWACNGANGAFSGYRTLPGDPPNCSDYNLFGINWPLANSCTCLMLKNSLANQTDCYPSIGGPGVPDNTYTDWTYYARSFFFSNDLNNVKNAAGNRQLIFGMSFGYNDTTAGTDIYVDDLSLLKCNNN; encoded by the coding sequence ATGGCATTTTCGCGATTAAAAACCGAGTATCTGCTTACCCCGGCAATCTTGTTATCACTCTGCATCGGCTGGGCGATTGCGGCACCCTCGCCTGACGCTATTGGCGTCCGCGTCGCCCCTAACCCGAAGCACTACTCGGCCCTGCGCTGGTATCAGGAGCAAGGCTTCAAGGGCTCGCCCCAGTCGCTTATTATCGATGGTTACGAAGCTATTCGGGACGGCCGTACTGTTTATATCGACGCCTCGAACATCGTTGAAGGCGCCCCAGCCAACAGCCAGCTGACCATCGGTGACCAGCTTTACACCAACATCTTCATCATTTCCTATAACCAGGACGCGGAAAAATCGACCGAGGACATCTTCGGCCAGATTTTGTCCAATTGGAAATTCAACAATAACATCAATTCGGTCGGCATCTGCAAAGGTGACGCCAGCATCACTAGCGGTTGCGGCGATGCTGTCGGTTGCTGGCCGTTGAGCAATGATTATAATGACGCCAGAAAGAACGGCCTGGATGGTGCTGGCAGTAATGTCACCATCTCCAATGGCAGCACCAAATTCAATGGCGTGAATTCGCAGATCAATATGGGAGATCGCCCGGAATTCAAGGTGGCTGACAAGTTTTCAATCGTGGCTAATATTTTTCCTACTGGTCCGGGATCAAGCGGTGGAATTATCGTCAATAAAGAAGGCGAATATGAGGTTGCCAGATATGCTGACGGCACGATCCGTTGGGCGATTGCCGCGCCCGGGGTTAATGGCGGTTCGACCACGACTTGGGCATGGCGCAACACGGGGTTTGTTGCTCCGCTTAACCAATGGACCAGTATCGTTCTGACTTTGAGCGGCAATTCGGTCATTACTTATGCTAATGGCGAGGAGGTGCACAGGTTTGACTTCACAGGCAGCAGTGTCGTCGGTGACGTGCACACTAACTGGAACGAGTTGAGAATCGGCGCGCGCGACCCGAGTATGGGGCAGTATTTCGATGGCATTATCGGCGGCGTCAGGCTTTATAAGCGCACCTTGGAGCACCAGGAAATCACTTTGACTTTTTCCAATTCCTGCTCAGTCGACCCTGATTGCCCAAGCGCTTATTATTGCAGTGCCGCCAAGGGCGTGCTGGGCCGCGACACTAAGCGCTTGGCCGACCTGAACGACCTGAACGACCTTCTAGCTGCTTACAAGACCAAGAACGGAGGACTTTGTCCAAAACTGGAATCAGGCTCTTATCTGCCCAACAAATCGATTTCGACTTGGCCGTCTTGGCAGGAGACTTTGGGCAAGACCTTGGGAGCTAATCTGCCGTTTGATCCTATCAACAAGATGGGAGATTGCGCCGGCTTTAATGTTCAGACTTGCTGGAATGAAACCACACGGTCATTTGCCGACCCGACACCGGCTGATACCAATTTCGATCTCCCAGACGGCAGCCGGGCTTATATCTATTTATCGAGTCCGAATGGGCAGCAGTGCTCGTTCTATGTCAATACCGAATCCGGACTTAACTGCAACGGCTCCGGCCAATGCACCGTGGGAGTCAATCTGGGATCGCCGGCTCCGTTCGGAACCCCAAGCAACCCGGGTTCAGCGACCAATACGCCTCCAAAAATCCTGACTATCAATATGCCGACCGGCATTCGCTATGCTCCGTATCAAGGCTTCATCCAGGCGGAGGACGCGGATAACGATAACCTAAACTGGACGCTGACTACTACGGGCGACTGGTCGACTTGGGTGGCACCGACTTTGCAGACATCGCCAGCCAACAAGTACCAACGCCGCTTGGTCAGTTCCAAGTCAGGTGATTTAGGCAACTATACCTTCGATGTCTCGGTCAACGATGGCCGCGGCGGAATCGCCACCTCTTCGGGGGTGATCCGGGTAGGGAATTATTGCGATGACAAGGATGCCGATGGTTTCGGCGTCTGCCCGAACTGCGGCAAGACAAGAGGATGTATCAATGACGGCAATGACTGCGATGACACGATCGGACTGCATATGGTAACCGGACTGTATGGGCCATTCAACATAAATGGCAATCAGATCAATCCGGGCCAGCCGGATGATTGCACTCAGTATGACGGACTGGACAACGATTGCGATAATCGTGTCGATGGCCATGCTACGACCTCTATCGTCATCGGATCAACCATCCAGGATATGGAAAATATCAGTTTGGCTGCCAAGCCTTTCGGCATGTTCCATTTCGAAGGCAACTTGGCTAACTCGGGCAGCCAAGCCATGGCACCGACCGGCAATGGCACCTACAGCTTCACGACGGGCCACGACGGCCAAGGCTTGCACTTCACCGGTACTGACCAATATATCGACCTAGGAAATCATGGGCCGAACTGGCCCGTCAGCACGATCATGGCTTGGGTCAGGCCTGATTCCTATCAGCATAACGCACAGCCCTACGCGGCAGTGGTGCAGATCAACAATAATTATCTCGCTGCCTGGGACGACTCCGCTTATTACCTTTATGACGGTTATCCTTTGGCCTACCACGCAGCCAATCACGCTAATACGCAACTGCCTTTGAATACCTGGTCGCATATAGCCATGACCAATGACGGCGTCAACATCCGCTACTATCTGAACGGGCAATTCGACGGCATCACTCCGACTCCGCCGCAATGGAATAACGGCTGGGAAAACATCAGGATCGGCGGCGGTTATGTCGGCGATTTAGAAACCTTTTCCGGTGATATTGACGAAGTGCAGATTCACAAAGAGGCTCTGGTCGAAGCGAAAATCCAGGTTGCCTATCAGGACAATACGGTCACCTCGGCTTTTCCTTCGGGCTGGAGCGGTGGTGGTCAGGTTAGCTCTTTCGTGGGCATTTCTGGCAAAGAAAATCACTCATCCTCAGGCACGAATAGCATGCTGCTCCATCAAGATGCTAATCGCCTTTATGGCGGCACATGCACGCAGGCAATCTGTACCGATCCTAATTTTGCAGCCAATCGTGGTTGCATGTGGGACCCGGCAGGTGGCGGCCATTGCTATTTCCCGGCAGCTGATGGAGCTCATGACTCAACGATCAAGGGAAATTATTTAGGAGTCGATTATCTGGCCGATTATAACAACGGGGAAGCCATCGCCTGGGGCAACACCAATACCGTGATGTGGGGCTATATGGCCTACGATCTCTCGACTTTTCCATTCAATGTCGGCGATACCTACATCCTGAATTATTATTACAAGGGCGTCTCACGATTGCAGAACTCCACCTGGTATTCCTTGAGTTTCAGCCCGGGCTGGCAAAGTTATTGTTACAATCAGGGTAGTATCATCAATTGGGCATGCAATGGCGCTAACGGGGCATTCAGCGGCTATCGGACGCTGCCTGGCGATCCGCCCAATTGTTCCGACTATAATCTATTCGGCATAAATTGGCCGTTAGCCAATAGCTGTACCTGTCTCATGCTTAAGAATTCACTAGCCAATCAGACTGACTGCTATCCCAGTATCGGCGGACCGGGCGTTCCGGATAATACCTACACCGATTGGACCTATTATGCGCGCTCGTTTTTCTTTAGTAATGATTTGAATAACGTCAAGAACGCTGCGGGCAACCGGCAGCTGATTTTCGGCATGTCTTTCGGATATAACGACACCACCGCAGGTACGGACATCTATGTCGATGATCTCAGTCTATTGAAGTGCAATAATAATTAA